The Micropterus dolomieu isolate WLL.071019.BEF.003 ecotype Adirondacks linkage group LG14, ASM2129224v1, whole genome shotgun sequence DNA segment gaGAATATTctgcttcactacatttatcagtttagttacttgttactttacaaagtaagatttttacatgcaaaacatatgaagagtttaaaaaatatgatgttttgttttaatttaaactaaattaaattaagtttaacagtttaaacaagtagcctacagctgGAACGGTTAGTTTACTGACAGAAATTGAATTGGCAGCTGATTTTGATGATTTACGTTTTTGAATTCTGTTTGTCATGTCAGCAACCTCTAATACACATAAGTGTAAGTACAAGTACAGGATTTATGTACTTTCTCATCCACTGCATAAAAAACTACAATTAAAAAGGACTTAAAACATTAAGTTTAGCTACAAAACCAGGTCAGAAATGAGGGCCAGTAAAGATTTAATTGAAGAAAACTGGTTGTCATTCAGTTTTTCACGTCAGCTAGACATTTGAGAGCAGCATACTAAGGTCCGTGGGCTTTAATGGAAGGTATAGCTGCATGTTGTCTGCATAAAAAGTAAAGGAGATGGTATGTAtgggaaaataaaataagacacagGATTGACCCTTCAGGCTCTCCAAATCTTTTGGTTGTCCGTTTTTCAGAAAGGAAACCAGAAACCGTTTTGATCTGAAGTACCTTACTGTGACGTTATCTGCGTCACTGAGGACTCTACTCTCTATTTGCTCCACAGTTGGGGGTCTGAGTCCCTGGTCTGTCAAAAGGGCCTGTGAGAAGCTGTATCACGGCAAGAGCCAGGATGAGGACACCCCAGGACCTGGGATCCCCGTCCTCCCAGCTAAACCCTCAGCTGCCGTCCCAGCGTCCTCCATGTACTGGGTGAGCCCCTGGAGGACTACAGCAGTGGACGAGGACAGCAATGACTGGAAGGATGGTGACTCGGACTCTGAAGTGGAGACAGATTCCCTGACTAGGGAAGAGTGGGAGTCCCAGCCAAAGTCACTGCAGGCTTATTACGCTGCAGATGGACAAGACTGGGACACCTGTTCTGATTCAGAAGTCGATATATACATGGGAGAGGAGGAACAGATTCAGGAAAAGTGGATGAAAACTGACCCGGACTATGAAGGGGAtggggaagaggaagaagatgaagaggaggaggaagaagagtggGACTCTTCCATTTCTACAGAGTATCTCCGTGCTCTCCGAGGCCTTTTCCCTGTGCTGCAAAAAGGCCAAAAGACAAATGATAATTCATGGGGATCAGAACCGGAGCTGGAATACCTCAGAGACGGTGAGTCGGAAAAACTCGCCAACACAGCTCATGTGCACAATCACTTCATTTCATCTGCTGCAACTACATTTCAGTAGGATACAGCATCTCACAAACCGATTGATCTGATCTAATTATTGCAGAGCTTTTCCTCTCAATTGCACATGGaacatttttaatgtcttttcaACCTAAACTTGTGTCAAAAGACCCCCAAACTATGGGATAAAAACATCTTCTCTTTGTCTCAtgctctgttttgtgtgtgtaaacaagCTGTTTGAATGTGGCTCCCTTCGTGATGTCATAGAGGGATCTGTATTGCATAGGACCTCCTCCAGCCCGTCAGTGCTGTCCATCAGGAAGCTCCGTAAATTACCGAaggttgaggcagagcagccggaggacatattttaattataaaatctgatccagtttcaccaaaataaGCGtttaaagatgtgtttttgtagAGTAATCAGTGAGGCCTTGTCCTGCATAGCCACACTTCAATTCAGCACTGTGCCAGCTAGGTCCTGGCCCTGGGAGGCTTTCTGGAAGTAGGTTTTAGGGAATGTAAAAGAAGATCCAAAAAATATAATTCCCATCATGACCTTTCAGGGGATCCCTATCTACCATCTCTGGAGCAAGCAACAGCTAGCTAATGCCTTaaaataacatgtttattaattcattttgtGGGTAAGGAGTTCCACATATTGATCcctcacacagagagacatcTGCCAAAAGGAGGTTTTCTTGAAAGGGAACCTTGCAAAGACTTACTGAACCAGATTCCCCAAGAAGTTTCACCTTTTCTCTGAGCACCTGAGGAGTCAATGCTGTGGATTGATTTGAGAAGTATAACTGATTGGTAATGCAGTATTACTCATGTTGTCTGGGACTAACTGAAACACCCAATATGTTGTCTGTCACTAGATGTAGCTGTAGGCACCACAATCCAGACCCCGTCCCCTGAACCTCGCGATGACCCTCCGTCCTGTTTCAGCTGCTCCGACACATCGCAGATGGACGCCTCAGAGATGGTGTGTTTCTTTAGATGCAGCCACGAAGGTGTACATGTGAACTGAACTTGAATTTCTCAACATTGCAAACATTTCTCTCCATTTTTAAGGACTCTGACCATTCGTCTGATGATCTGAGCTCTGGAGTCTTTTCCTCCTGCAACAGTCAGACAGACGGACACTTGGAGTGGTTGGCCTCAGCAAATCATCCCTCCTCGTACTGCTTTGAAGGTAAGATCGCTCTAtctgactgtccagactgaggtcgcatttcaAAAAATCTGACCTCtatctgatttggaccacatatgaaagtgtcCCGATTCTTAACTAGAAACAGTTCACActgttgtgaaaaaaaaatcagatctgagtcacatatgagcagaAAAGTCAGATTTGTCTCACTTTGTCCTGCAGTCCTTTGTTACAAGTTTCTCGACTGTTTTCATGGTTATTTGCTGTTCTGACGCTCCAGGTGTTGACATCTGGATCGAGAACGTCCAGGGTGAGTGTCTGAGGATTCGTGAACGTCGGCAGGTCAAAGTGGGCCATGTTGCTATAGGAATTAGTAACCAGGTAAGGACAAATAACTATTCAATACACAATGATATGACGTGTCTATGACAAATGGCGTAAACTGCAGGGAATTGAGGCAATGGTGAGGCAACGTTTCAAAGCgatatttttaatttgagttATTTGATTTTGAATTAGGATTTCTCACtcaggcttattgttgaccgtttctctctctctctctctctctctcgcctgccatcggtcttgtgcagagttttgcgtgcatgccgcgcgggtctatttcaagtagccggcaatttaaaaatgataaattattctttgtgtggtacatcaacggtgataaattatccgaaaatcccgcgaggtgcggaaatgtcggcacaacaccagttaaacattgaaatgtgtattgtaacaggctgtatattaacttattggagAAAACTGgaagttctatgtaaaatcagacgttgagcacccccatatcgccaaaatggcacgatccttcatttgctgcgaagcttcaatctcacagtcgaatcatcgaatcttcgactaatCGGTGTCAGCCCTAGTGTCTTTTATCCATACATTTCCCATTTAGAGCTGAATTTGTAAACCATGACCTAATAATTCTCTCATGCACTGTCTGTGAGGATCTAAGGCTCCAAAACTGATTAAAGCAAATTAATATTGtaccagaatcagaatcagaatcaggtttgttgccaggtacattttatatacgaggaatttgccttggtataaatcggtgcttacagtacacatgaacgtaaatataaatatataaaaagtaataagatcaaaaaaattacaataatactataatacaatgctgacagGTGTGTGCAAAAATTCACAgcatgagcataaagcacagttgagcgttgttgtaaagtgtgggtTCAGGAGTGTGTTTGGGACCCGAgccttgttgaggaagcccGCTGTAACGGAAAGAAGCTGTTtctgtggcgagaggttttggtcctgatggaccgcagcctcctgccagagtctgtctgtctgaagcagtttgtgtccagggtgggaggggtccAACCTAGAAAGTTAAATGTGTAAATCTCAAACTATCTGATCAAAGAATTAAAACAAGATTATGAATCTGACCAGACGCAACAGACACATTTCAGTTAGTGTTGGTTTTATACCCACCCAACAAAAACTCACATGAATTCTCTCACATCCATCGTTCAGATCTCAGGGAAAGCCTTCACTTTGGAGACCCTGGACAGGAAGATGGTGCCCTTTGAACAAGAGATCAAAGAGTCATGTCTGTGGCTGCGCTGTGTTCCTGCTCCTGACAGATGTCAGCGCTGGAGGTGGAGGGTCAGAGACAGCAAGCTGGAACTTCGAGAATGAgacatttgttattattttttgttgttgtttgcacTAACTAAGGCATTGATTATTCTAACGCCATGTGGACATAAGAGATGTTTAGCTTCTGATATGATTGATTGTTCTGGGTAAATGTAGGATAACCAACATATTAGGTAGGAATTTCATCAGTagatatttcaaaatgtgattttaaagttGATTATCTATTTTTAAAATTGATATTCTTccgtttattttattttattttttatcctgCTCTGTATGCACAGTTTTCCTATACCTCTGTGATCTGGAAACTAGAGTTTGACGTGTTGTTTGGTGCCTTTTAAGGTGTAGAATAGGTGAAGCTGCTTAAAATAAGGACTATAAGCTCTCAAGACTTTAATACTTGAACGTCACTGACATTTTATATGTTATTAAAAAATGACCTTGTTGGCAAAGACGCTGCTCTCTTCTGCCACCTCTGCTTATTTTCCAATCACCTTCACCTTCTTCTCTCATTGTGTCCTCCAGCTTCGTTTGGAGAAGATTAATTTACACATAAGCTGGTGAAAATGCCTCTTATAGACCAGGACCTTATAGTCTACTGGAAACACATACAGCACTAGTTAAGAAACTCGCTCTGCTTTTACAAAGAGAGTTCATGTGACTGTATCACATGTGTTCGAAATCACAtgattttgacatttcacaTACATTCACACCACATAGCGATGTAGTTTTTGGACAGTTTGcatgtgaaatgttttcactgagatcagaatcagaatcacctTTTATTgtcaggtatgtgtacacatatgaggaatttgactctggattgtacatcgctcacgatgtgcttactcatacaatatcacaacaataaaatcagacacaggcaacagtatagagaacacatacacactatatacaaaaacaatatagacagattgagtgcaatgagcagagtgcaaaggatgcaggagtaaattattattaccactgtaagtacatgtcagaggtggatgagatatactGGTgcgcatacatgtacacagtgagATGGAGCATAGGAaagcaaaggatgctggaataaataagtattgtGTGCAggtgtacttgaggtaggtggatttggtatacaatatgacaatatgaacagtatgaacagctctgaacgAGAGAATGAATAATAactaataagtggtaaccagtaaacaggtggctgattagaggcagagttactgggttattgcataggagttgttcctgacactgtgagtcagaggtcagctgttcatcagagtgatggcttcttcctacaagccatcactctgatgaacagctgactgagatgtgaaattattataaattattataattcaGATATGAACTGGTTCAGCAGGGACATTGAGCTGCCAAGTGAGGACACTGAGGTCATGTCTGGAGGATGCTTACATTCAACAATTAAGGAATTCTACAACCTTTGGGCCACTAAATATGTAACTAGACTAATTAGTATATTTTCTTCCTAGCAATGtgttgaaacagcatttagactTTCATGTTGGGAAATACTATTTTAAGAATATACTCTTACAGTTCAAgaataaacttaaaaaaaactatatatattataaatagtTGTATTGGGGGGAGGGTTGGATTCATAAGCTTAGTATTTTCCAAATGCTggctttttaaaatgatgtttgAGGAATGTGGAGCTTATAAGGGCACTCAAGGAGCACCTCCTTtagcaaatatttacacatgGCCCACCACATTTTTACAggcaaatattttacttttatttacatCCTTGGCCACAACATCACAACTAGTACACGATTCTTTGTGTGAGGATTCAAACGGCTGGTCCTTCTAGTCTGAAACTAAATACAAGAATCACAATCTTACAGTGCACAGTGGCTTGAGGCCCCCTGCTTAGTGTAGAAAGGGATCTTTGTTAACTTTCAGCAGGTGTCCAGTAGCTCTGAAATGGCAAAAAGCCAACACTAGAGAAACTAAAGGGCCTTCTGCTGCTATGAAACAGGTGATCAAGCAAAAAGCCCATCATCAAATGGAAAAATGaagaaagcagaagaaaaaataCTCATTTTGGTTGCGCAATAAACATGTAAAGAATCAATGTCACATTTAGGATTCTACCACTGGCTGCGGGGATTTGCTCACATTCAGCCACAAGTGAGGTCCAACACTTAGTTGGTCTGGCTCACAGTCAGCGATCCAGTTCCTCCAAGAGCTGTTGGATGGGGTTGAAGTCAGTGCTCTATGCAcattcttccacaccaaactgggaaaacccaTTTGTTTATGGAGCTGGTTTGTGCACAGCGGGGTGTTTTCATGGTGAAATAGGAAAGAGACAAATGCAAACTGATGCCACAAAGTTGGAAGCACACTGCTGTTTATTGTGTCACTGACAGGGGTGTTGGACTGGGCAGGGcactgaggctacatccacacttcCACATTTAACGttttaaaatggagaccttttgctacgtttgcacctcccgtccagactaaaacggtgaatccaaagacctaaaacagagaagtatGAAAACCGACCCCGgttctcattttaaaactccaggTATTATTGCGGACAGGagaaaacggaggactttaaaaacaatgacgcagacgctcacatttggcttcctgtttgggtcttataagtcatgtaaagcagaaacacgatgctactgacagtgttttattaaaatattttgtatcgtgcaaataacactcataGCCTatacttgtactgtgcatgttgctGTATTTATTTGCCATGACTCCTAATCTGTTGTCCGCCGCCACAGTCGCTTTGGACTCGTTGTCGGTCCATGCAAAAACATCTCTGatgtggttcttcgtctgtagtagTACTTTCTCcttagatgtgcgttttcagttgttttaatatagacaaAGATCAATGAAATGCAGCTAACACACTGATGTGGACAGAGatcattttccttttaaaacatAGTAGTGTGGATATGGCCTAATGGTGCATTCGGCGGTAAGTTTACATACagagtcaatgcaaagacgcgtagagttGTGATTTCCTTTCGGGCAAAGGAATTTCTCATGACGCTGCGTtgcgatagcctatcaacgttgagacagtccgtacgtcaccgacgattgaaaatctgcaggccgacgaagagctgctaaacttgggctagaggagcagggagcagcgctccagctttttgaaaaaaacaccagtagtcggtctggattatgctctgacaagtACGCCATTTGCTCatgggaggagctcagagtaaactgcttttattaaattagctttttactttagtttttgggattacaacgttgattaaTCTTCACTCGAgtttctcagcagctagattccgtgcacatctGGTTCGCGTGTTGTTAGCCTCatttggcactacttcatatttatataaaaaccggacaaaactggacattgctgggagaaaagaaagcgaggaggttgaactacctggtgagttcagaaaacatgtttgtaactttattccagctatcgttgtactttactgtgaccaagttagcatagcatagccctgatcgattttagatgttgtcctgctgacagacctgacaaagcatgaattcatatgtttaacaaatctgtatcatattgtagttatttcggcatcagtttgaccTGTTTATTGCTACTTAATCACAGCAAattgtttactttgggttcatacagctgtagtaatggtgaGTTGTGTTTTTTCCGGGTTTATTCTTGTgatcgcgttgtgtgtgaacgcTCAGCAGCTGTCCAGCGGTAAAACCCCCCGTGAGGTGTGAAGAAGGGCCCACAAAGATACTGCAACGAATAGTCGTGGATGTGATGAGGGGCCCATAGAGGATGCTTATGGCCCGGATTTTTGTGCAACGCCCCTGGCTGGTGAACTAAGGGGCCTTGCACAAGCAGTGAAACACTAGGCCACTCCTGTCCACAATACACCGTTGACAATATATTGCTGATGAGAAAGAATCCACTATCAGAAACACATCTTCAAATGACCGATCTCGTGCCATCATTACAACGACAAAAAACAGTCATTGTTTTGTCATTCACTGAGGCTGAAACTTGAATAAACTTGTGTGCAGCTCACTTCCTCGACATTTTGTGTGCAATGTGCACACAAGGATGTGCTCACgctgtgattggacagcagGATATAAGAGGCGGGGCTTCGGTTACACCATTTGTGCTGTGATTGGATGAGGTTTGATAGTGGGAAGTGCTCGTACACCGGTGTCTCCCTGGGTTGCGCAAGACGCCATTTTGGAGTGACAGTGAAAGATAACGGAAAGATCGAGAAGCTTGTCCTTCTAAAGGTAATAATCCGCTCAAACACGCACTGTTTTGTCCTTTAAATGTCATATTAAGCGAAGGGACTGTAGCTCTGTGCCACCGAGCCGTTTTATTTACCGTTTGACATGACGTCACGGTGTTCTCGCTTTACTGTGACGCGGCATTTAGCTAACGGCTGCTAGGTTAGCCAGCGGAGCTAAAACTGTTCCTGTAACGGACAGATCAAAGAGCTGTCACCGAGGGTTTAACAAAGTACTGGACCTAAATTTCACCGACGGGTTTTTATAACATGTCAGCGTTACATGTGTTAAGAATGTACCGCTGTGTATTGTAAACTGAGGTGGAGTTTCGACCGTTAACG contains these protein-coding regions:
- the LOC123982654 gene encoding mitogen-activated protein kinase kinase kinase 14 isoform X1 — translated: MNTLPEDLALHYLHQSLGALEHLHQRKVLHLDVKVDNVLLSADCRDTFLCDFGLSQTLDDSGRSTRAFRGAAFPGTETHMAPEVARGDQLCAKADVWSSCCMLLHMLNGCHPWIRYYSHPLCLQIVDEPPPLWEVPSNCNNFTAKVFRAGLQKDPDRRASAKVLRRKTTKALRAVGGLSPWSVKRACEKLYHGKSQDEDTPGPGIPVLPAKPSAAVPASSMYWVSPWRTTAVDEDSNDWKDGDSDSEVETDSLTREEWESQPKSLQAYYAADGQDWDTCSDSEVDIYMGEEEQIQEKWMKTDPDYEGDGEEEEDEEEEEEEWDSSISTEYLRALRGLFPVLQKGQKTNDNSWGSEPELEYLRDDVAVGTTIQTPSPEPRDDPPSCFSCSDTSQMDASEMDSDHSSDDLSSGVFSSCNSQTDGHLEWLASANHPSSYCFEGVDIWIENVQGECLRIRERRQVKVGHVAIGISNQISGKAFTLETLDRKMVPFEQEIKESCLWLRCVPAPDRCQRWRWRVRDSKLELRE
- the LOC123982654 gene encoding mitogen-activated protein kinase kinase kinase 14 isoform X2, translated to MAPEVARGDQLCAKADVWSSCCMLLHMLNGCHPWIRYYSHPLCLQIVDEPPPLWEVPSNCNNFTAKVFRAGLQKDPDRRASAKVLRRKTTKALRAVGGLSPWSVKRACEKLYHGKSQDEDTPGPGIPVLPAKPSAAVPASSMYWVSPWRTTAVDEDSNDWKDGDSDSEVETDSLTREEWESQPKSLQAYYAADGQDWDTCSDSEVDIYMGEEEQIQEKWMKTDPDYEGDGEEEEDEEEEEEEWDSSISTEYLRALRGLFPVLQKGQKTNDNSWGSEPELEYLRDDVAVGTTIQTPSPEPRDDPPSCFSCSDTSQMDASEMDSDHSSDDLSSGVFSSCNSQTDGHLEWLASANHPSSYCFEGVDIWIENVQGECLRIRERRQVKVGHVAIGISNQISGKAFTLETLDRKMVPFEQEIKESCLWLRCVPAPDRCQRWRWRVRDSKLELRE